The Nitrosospira lacus genome window below encodes:
- a CDS encoding ABCB family ABC transporter ATP-binding protein/permease gives MRPTRLEKPSTHRNDWQTIRSLLPYLWEFKGRVVAALAFLVIAKLANVAVPLVLKEIVDALDQPQALRGLPVLLLVGYGALRLCSTLFGELRDAIFAKVTQRAIRRVAIKVFGHLHALSLRFHLERQTGGVSRDIERGTRGISFLLNFMLFNILPTLLEIGLVAAILLSRYDVWFSVIIFATLVAYIALTLIVTEWRMIFRRTMNDMDSKANTQAIDSLLNYETVKYFSNESWEARRYDEHMQKWEAAAIRNQTSLAALNSAQSAIIAVGVTLLLWLAADGVIKGSMTLGDLVLINAFMLQLYMPLHFLGFVYREIKHSLADMEKMFNLLAEHEEIKDKPGATSLIPGNAAVSFERVNFSYEPNRQILFDVSFDIPAGRNIAVVGHSGSGKSTLSRLLFRFYDITTGRILINDQDISHVTQQSLRKAVGIVPQDTVLFNDSIYYNIAYGRPDASREEVFEAARSAHIHDFIENLPDKYETRVGERGLKLSGGEKQRVAIARAILKKPAILIFDEATSALDSNSEKAIQAELKRIAVNRTTLTIAHRLSTIADADQILVMSNGSIIERGTHRELLAANGTYAYMWELQQQEEQNASAGDKHMTQKPDVLPTPG, from the coding sequence ATGCGTCCCACTCGCCTGGAAAAGCCATCGACTCATCGTAACGACTGGCAAACCATTCGCTCCCTGTTGCCCTATCTGTGGGAATTTAAAGGCCGGGTGGTGGCGGCATTGGCATTCCTGGTGATTGCCAAGCTAGCCAATGTCGCCGTGCCACTGGTTCTGAAGGAGATTGTCGATGCACTCGACCAGCCGCAAGCTCTGCGGGGCCTGCCGGTTCTACTGCTGGTCGGCTACGGTGCCCTGCGCCTGTGCAGCACATTGTTCGGCGAGTTGCGCGATGCGATATTCGCCAAGGTAACCCAGCGCGCGATCCGGCGGGTAGCGATCAAGGTGTTTGGCCACCTGCACGCACTGTCCTTGCGCTTTCATCTGGAACGGCAGACCGGCGGCGTATCACGCGACATCGAGCGCGGGACGCGCGGTATTTCCTTTCTGCTTAATTTCATGCTGTTCAACATCCTGCCGACATTGCTCGAAATCGGTCTGGTGGCGGCCATTCTCCTTTCCAGATATGACGTCTGGTTCTCGGTGATCATCTTTGCGACGCTTGTCGCCTACATTGCGCTCACGCTGATCGTTACAGAATGGCGCATGATATTCCGCCGGACCATGAACGACATGGACTCGAAAGCCAATACGCAAGCGATTGACAGCTTGCTGAACTACGAAACGGTCAAATATTTCAGCAATGAGTCCTGGGAAGCGCGGCGCTACGACGAACACATGCAGAAATGGGAGGCCGCGGCGATTCGCAATCAGACTTCGCTTGCCGCCCTCAACTCCGCGCAAAGCGCGATCATCGCGGTGGGCGTAACCTTGCTATTGTGGCTGGCGGCTGACGGCGTGATCAAAGGCAGCATGACCCTGGGCGACCTGGTGCTGATCAATGCTTTCATGCTGCAACTGTATATGCCGTTGCATTTTCTCGGGTTCGTCTACCGTGAAATCAAGCATTCGCTGGCAGACATGGAGAAAATGTTCAATTTACTGGCGGAGCATGAGGAGATCAAAGACAAACCCGGCGCAACCAGCCTCATTCCGGGAAACGCGGCAGTTAGCTTCGAGCGGGTAAACTTCAGCTATGAGCCCAACCGTCAGATTCTGTTTGATGTCAGTTTCGATATCCCGGCAGGCCGTAACATAGCCGTGGTCGGACACAGCGGCTCGGGCAAATCAACACTGTCCAGGCTGCTTTTCCGTTTTTACGATATCACCACCGGCCGGATTCTGATAAACGACCAGGATATCAGCCACGTGACACAGCAGAGCCTGCGTAAAGCCGTGGGCATTGTCCCGCAGGACACCGTCCTGTTTAATGACAGCATTTATTACAATATCGCCTACGGACGACCTGACGCAAGCCGCGAGGAGGTATTCGAAGCTGCCCGATCGGCACACATTCATGATTTCATCGAAAATCTGCCGGATAAGTACGAAACCAGGGTGGGTGAACGTGGATTAAAGCTATCTGGCGGAGAAAAACAACGGGTTGCGATTGCTCGCGCGATCCTGAAAAAACCTGCGATATTGATCTTTGACGAAGCCACCTCGGCACTGGATTCAAACTCGGAAAAGGCCATACAAGCTGAATTGAAGCGTATCGCGGTCAACCGTACCACGCTAACCATCGCCCATCGGCTATCCACGATCGCGGACGCCGATCAGATTCTGGTGATGAGCAACGGCAGTATTATCGAGCGTGGCACCCATCGGGAGCTACTCGCGGCAAACGGCACCTATGCGTATATGTGGGAACTCCAGCAACAGGAAGAACAGAACGCGTCTGCAGGGGATAAACATATGACGCAGAAACCGGATGTCCTGCCAACACCTGGTTGA
- a CDS encoding ribulose bisphosphate carboxylase small subunit, whose product MSEMIDYKSRLNDPSSRKFETFSYLPAMDDASIRKQVEYIVKKGWNPAIEHTEPEYLMDNYWYMWKLPMFGETDVDHILAEADACHKANPNNHVRLVGYDNFAQSQGTAMVIYRGKTV is encoded by the coding sequence ATGTCTGAGATGATAGATTATAAAAGCCGTCTGAACGATCCTTCCAGCCGCAAATTTGAAACCTTCTCGTATCTGCCTGCGATGGATGATGCAAGTATTCGCAAGCAAGTCGAGTACATCGTGAAAAAGGGGTGGAATCCTGCCATTGAGCACACCGAGCCCGAGTATCTGATGGATAATTACTGGTACATGTGGAAGCTGCCGATGTTCGGCGAGACCGATGTCGACCACATTCTGGCGGAGGCTGATGCTTGTCACAAAGCCAATCCCAACAATCATGTGCGCCTGGTGGGCTATGACAACTTTGCCCAGTCCCAGGGTACCGCTATGGTAATCTACCGCGGCAAGACGGTTTAA
- a CDS encoding CheR family methyltransferase, protein MTRADKKKSGADSVASNNSSFTERNLPDAQFVDRATGQKSPLFPIVGIGASAGGVEALQRLFKVLPSAHGITYIVVVHLAPDYPSHLPDILANNTSQRVVQVRGDMPVERNTVYVIPPNHYLILDGGYLRLQQVPQPRPSPQAIDRLFISLAEELQEGAIGIILTGADHDGTVGLKAIKAAGGMVMAQLPATAQHPDMPESAVETGLVDYVLPIEEMGGALKQYIDPPTLWQPEPSTPSAEDLQILRDIIAFLSTCGGGDFRGYKEGMLMRRTKRRMALQGLVNLASYAAYLREHPPEVKALGKDFLIKVTEFFREPPAWQALEQQVLPRIIQGLAPGEPLRVWIAGCSTGEEAYSMGIALFELMSKGGVNLKLNIIGSDLDQTSLDIARAGSYPASISTVLKPELLTRYFIKNNDGQFVIRKALRESVLFSQHNLLADPPFSHMDLVSCRNLLIYMKPDVQDKLLRMFHFALNPEGYLFLGKSETIGEHHELFMPIDKQHRIYRALPTKRKMLVKLPLVPDTSATQLGSHLIAGQVPRPTHAELVRELLLRQRSATAVLIDRDSQVLYFYGPTREFLWQPEGSATRDLMAMVSDEMRIVLRAVIHSVRNEGKTGEIILPAPQGENRQLRIRAVKAGEESGGLVLITFEHESLGIEPNQAAADAESWAKRQLEDDLRMTRLDLEASIQALEASNVDLRIANEEAMSMNEELQSANEELETSKEELQSVNEELNTVNGDLERTVNNLRTVNDDLTNLLASSDLPTLFLDREFRIKRFTPASRRLFSLIPSDIGRPISDFTSRLEPQDLITVAGNVQRSGSIAEDEVHTAEGNFYLRRVLPYRVEEDRVEGVVVTFVPIDALKHAEQEIRESEKRFRMLADTAPVFIWISGLGSKLEFVNRRFADETGKSSEDLLGAGWHDLVPAGDLTGYLAECAGAEANRRGYDYELRLRKVDGRYNWMRFVGEPRFEGKQVTGFVGSSVDIQYHKDAEEELRSADRRKDEFLAILGHELRNPLSPIRNAAQALGFIDSDDKRLSWARETITRQVDHMTRLVDDLLDIARLTRGTLTLRKETVDMAVIVHHVVESTKALVDARKHHLTIAIRDEPLFVSGDPVRLTQIVENLLTNAIKFTEEGGKISLDVHREGQELVMSVRDNGIGIPQRMLSKIFELFMQEQRAIRKSSSGLGIGLSLVFQLVSLHGGSIKALSKGPNQGSEFVLRLPVVDIVPAPAPVASTAPAAGTERVLIVDDNMDNADTMAMLMATYGYEVRAVYDFESALREATSFLPHVALLDLSKPEPDGLELAKRFQQMTETQKTALIAFSGYGQPDDLERTRNAGFVHHLVKPVDPVAIHKLIKSVTLNAR, encoded by the coding sequence ATGACACGAGCTGATAAAAAAAAATCCGGGGCTGATTCGGTAGCCTCGAATAATTCCTCATTTACAGAAAGAAATCTTCCAGACGCCCAGTTCGTTGATCGCGCGACGGGGCAGAAGTCTCCACTGTTTCCGATCGTGGGAATCGGCGCGTCAGCAGGAGGGGTGGAGGCGCTGCAGAGATTATTCAAGGTGCTTCCATCCGCTCATGGCATCACTTACATCGTAGTGGTGCATCTCGCACCGGATTATCCCAGTCATCTGCCCGATATTCTGGCAAACAATACTTCACAGCGGGTTGTACAGGTTCGCGGCGATATGCCTGTCGAGCGTAATACGGTTTACGTGATCCCGCCTAATCACTACCTGATACTGGACGGCGGATATTTGCGCCTTCAGCAGGTACCTCAGCCGCGGCCGTCGCCACAAGCTATCGACCGGCTCTTCATATCGCTGGCGGAAGAACTCCAGGAAGGCGCTATAGGTATCATTCTTACCGGCGCTGATCATGACGGCACGGTGGGGCTTAAAGCCATCAAGGCTGCAGGCGGGATGGTCATGGCGCAGTTACCCGCGACGGCACAGCATCCGGATATGCCGGAGAGCGCGGTGGAGACCGGCCTGGTTGACTACGTGTTACCTATTGAAGAGATGGGCGGGGCACTCAAGCAATACATCGATCCACCCACCCTATGGCAGCCTGAGCCTTCCACGCCATCGGCGGAAGACCTTCAGATTCTAAGGGATATCATTGCTTTCCTGTCCACATGCGGAGGCGGGGATTTTCGGGGATATAAAGAAGGAATGCTCATGCGCCGCACCAAGCGCCGCATGGCATTGCAGGGGCTGGTCAATCTGGCATCCTATGCGGCTTACCTGCGGGAGCACCCTCCCGAGGTCAAAGCGTTGGGGAAAGATTTTTTAATCAAAGTTACTGAATTCTTTCGCGAACCCCCGGCATGGCAAGCCCTCGAGCAGCAGGTATTGCCGAGGATTATCCAGGGTCTTGCTCCCGGCGAGCCGCTACGTGTATGGATAGCCGGATGTTCCACGGGAGAAGAGGCCTACAGCATGGGTATCGCCTTATTTGAATTGATGAGCAAGGGAGGCGTAAACCTGAAATTGAATATTATCGGCTCCGATCTCGACCAGACATCCCTGGACATTGCCCGGGCCGGCAGTTATCCGGCAAGCATCAGCACTGTATTAAAGCCAGAGTTGCTGACCCGCTACTTCATCAAGAACAATGACGGTCAGTTCGTTATTCGCAAGGCACTTCGGGAATCGGTTTTGTTTTCGCAGCATAATCTCCTGGCCGATCCGCCGTTTTCCCATATGGATCTGGTCAGTTGCCGCAATCTTTTGATCTACATGAAGCCGGACGTGCAAGACAAGCTGCTGCGGATGTTTCATTTTGCGCTGAACCCGGAAGGTTATCTATTTCTGGGAAAATCCGAAACAATCGGCGAGCATCACGAACTCTTTATGCCGATCGACAAACAACACCGTATTTATCGCGCTCTACCCACCAAGCGGAAGATGCTTGTCAAACTTCCGTTGGTGCCTGATACCTCGGCGACACAACTGGGTTCTCATCTGATAGCAGGACAGGTTCCGCGCCCGACTCACGCCGAGCTGGTGCGAGAACTCCTGCTCAGGCAACGTTCCGCCACCGCAGTATTGATCGACCGGGATTCGCAGGTATTGTATTTCTATGGCCCCACGCGCGAATTCCTATGGCAACCGGAAGGGTCCGCGACCCGGGATCTGATGGCCATGGTGTCGGACGAGATGCGCATTGTCCTTCGCGCGGTGATCCATTCGGTTCGCAACGAGGGAAAGACGGGCGAGATTATATTGCCTGCTCCACAGGGAGAGAATCGCCAGTTGCGCATCAGGGCCGTCAAGGCCGGGGAGGAGAGCGGTGGCCTCGTGCTCATTACATTCGAGCATGAATCCCTTGGCATAGAACCGAACCAGGCGGCCGCTGATGCCGAGTCGTGGGCGAAACGGCAGCTCGAGGATGACTTGCGCATGACACGGCTGGACCTCGAGGCGTCGATCCAGGCACTCGAGGCAAGCAACGTGGATCTTCGCATTGCCAATGAAGAGGCGATGTCCATGAATGAGGAGCTCCAGTCGGCCAATGAAGAACTGGAAACGTCGAAGGAGGAGCTCCAGTCGGTAAATGAAGAATTGAATACCGTGAATGGCGATCTGGAACGCACCGTTAATAATCTGCGCACGGTTAACGACGATCTGACCAATCTACTGGCAAGCAGCGATTTGCCTACTTTGTTCCTCGACCGCGAGTTTCGCATAAAGCGCTTCACTCCTGCGTCCCGCCGGCTTTTCAGTCTCATTCCCTCGGATATAGGGCGTCCGATCAGTGATTTCACATCCCGGCTCGAGCCACAGGATCTTATAACGGTCGCCGGTAATGTTCAGCGTTCAGGCTCGATTGCAGAAGATGAGGTTCACACGGCCGAGGGGAATTTCTATCTGCGCCGTGTATTGCCCTATCGCGTTGAGGAAGACCGGGTTGAGGGGGTCGTGGTTACCTTTGTGCCCATTGATGCGCTGAAGCATGCGGAACAAGAGATCAGGGAAAGCGAGAAACGCTTTCGCATGCTTGCCGATACCGCGCCGGTATTTATCTGGATCAGCGGCCTTGGTAGCAAGCTCGAATTTGTAAACCGTCGTTTTGCCGACGAGACCGGGAAGTCAAGCGAGGATTTATTGGGTGCGGGGTGGCATGATCTTGTTCCTGCCGGCGATTTAACGGGTTATCTGGCGGAATGTGCAGGTGCGGAAGCCAACCGCAGAGGTTACGACTACGAGTTGAGATTGCGCAAGGTGGATGGCAGGTATAACTGGATGCGTTTTGTCGGTGAACCACGGTTCGAGGGAAAGCAGGTGACCGGCTTTGTCGGTTCCAGCGTCGATATCCAATACCACAAGGATGCCGAGGAGGAGCTGCGCAGCGCCGACCGGCGCAAGGATGAGTTTCTTGCCATACTCGGACATGAGCTTCGCAATCCACTTTCCCCCATACGCAACGCCGCCCAGGCATTGGGATTCATTGACTCCGACGATAAACGCCTTTCATGGGCCCGGGAGACCATCACCCGGCAGGTGGATCACATGACTCGCCTGGTAGACGATCTGCTTGATATCGCCCGGCTCACACGGGGCACGCTTACGCTACGGAAGGAAACGGTAGATATGGCGGTTATCGTGCATCACGTCGTGGAATCAACCAAGGCGCTGGTGGACGCCCGGAAGCACCATCTGACTATAGCGATCAGGGATGAGCCGCTTTTTGTCAGCGGCGATCCCGTCCGCCTGACCCAGATCGTCGAGAATCTTCTCACCAATGCGATTAAATTCACTGAAGAAGGCGGCAAGATTTCGCTGGATGTCCATCGTGAAGGGCAAGAGCTGGTCATGTCGGTCAGGGATAACGGAATCGGCATACCCCAGCGCATGCTGTCGAAGATTTTTGAGCTTTTCATGCAGGAGCAACGCGCAATCAGAAAATCGAGCAGCGGCCTCGGTATTGGTCTTTCGCTGGTATTTCAGCTCGTGTCCCTGCACGGCGGCTCAATCAAGGCACTGAGCAAGGGGCCTAATCAGGGCAGCGAGTTTGTGCTTCGGCTTCCCGTGGTGGATATCGTGCCCGCACCGGCTCCAGTTGCAAGCACGGCGCCCGCGGCGGGTACGGAACGCGTCCTGATAGTGGACGACAATATGGACAATGCGGATACGATGGCCATGCTGATGGCGACCTATGGATATGAGGTGCGCGCAGTCTATGATTTCGAGTCGGCTCTGCGGGAAGCAACGTCGTTCCTGCCGCATGTCGCCCTGCTTGACTTAAGCAAGCCCGAGCCTGATGGACTGGAACTGGCGAAGCGATTTCAACAAATGACCGAGACCCAGAAAACCGCATTGATCGCGTTTAGTGGCTATGGGCAGCCTGATGATCTCGAACGAACCAGGAATGCGGGGTTCGTGCATCATCTGGTGAAACCGGTCGATCCGGTTGCAATCCATAAGCTGATAAAGTCGGTGACGTTGAATGCTCGTTGA
- a CDS encoding CbbQ/NirQ/NorQ/GpvN family protein codes for MPNIIEQYHITKEPYYRPVADEVELFEAAYSVRMPMMLKGPTGCGKTRFVEYMAWKLGKPLITVACNEDMTASDLVGRFLLDAHGTRWQDGPLAIAARYGAICYLDEVVEARQDTTVVIHPLTDNRRVLPLEKKGELVHAHPDFQIVISYNPGYQSLMKDLKQSTKQRFGGLDFNYPEHAIETEIVAHETGVTKDIAEKLVSIAERARNLKGHGLDEGISTRMLIYAGSLIVKGVNAHAACRVALVRPITDDPDMRDALDAAVATFF; via the coding sequence ATGCCCAATATCATCGAACAGTACCATATTACCAAAGAACCCTACTACCGCCCTGTCGCCGACGAAGTCGAGCTATTTGAGGCCGCCTATTCCGTGCGCATGCCTATGATGCTTAAAGGTCCTACCGGTTGCGGCAAGACCCGTTTCGTCGAATACATGGCATGGAAACTCGGGAAGCCGTTGATTACCGTAGCATGTAATGAGGACATGACTGCTTCCGATCTGGTGGGCCGGTTCCTGCTCGATGCGCACGGCACACGCTGGCAGGATGGACCGCTGGCCATTGCTGCCCGCTATGGAGCCATCTGTTATCTTGACGAAGTCGTGGAAGCGCGTCAGGACACCACTGTGGTGATTCATCCGCTGACCGATAATCGTCGCGTATTGCCGCTTGAAAAGAAGGGTGAACTCGTACACGCCCATCCCGACTTTCAGATCGTGATTTCCTACAACCCCGGCTACCAGAGTTTAATGAAGGATTTGAAACAATCCACCAAGCAGCGTTTCGGTGGCCTGGATTTCAATTATCCCGAGCATGCGATCGAAACCGAAATCGTCGCGCATGAAACCGGTGTGACGAAAGACATTGCGGAAAAACTGGTCTCGATCGCTGAACGTGCACGCAACCTCAAGGGGCACGGTCTGGATGAAGGCATTTCCACTCGCATGCTGATTTATGCAGGCAGCCTTATTGTCAAAGGGGTAAACGCGCACGCTGCCTGCCGGGTCGCCTTGGTGCGTCCGATCACCGACGACCCTGACATGCGCGATGCGCTGGATGCAGCCGTCGCAACCTTCTTTTGA
- a CDS encoding nitric oxide reductase activation protein NorD gives MSIHLDDYKELLENLEPESTALLHGAWPDAVKIFSPRGLDNYLKGTAALQGLGRGRGVVDAWIDETPQVAKEIGEDVVSDLATSALMLASKTSGAVIELMLATAPTAAKRLGDAHLFQSYLQFLNTLIAQAPRGVRPMLDNLDVLFRQLTLGGLRRWALWGAHAHRTNYEEQIRYFSLDSKESQAVMQKERKGTLFVDVQRRINMYLRALWARDFFMKPTSGDFETREGYKPFIENYLIHLPDAYDAFGDVAASEVYRAAAAHAAAHLVETKKPISAEALNPLQMAIISVIEDARVEALSIRRFPGLRQIWSVLHQATPEMNTSVGDYLNRLARALLDPRYQDNDAWITEGRMLFAQAQGRLDTSQTSWEIGVQLAHEIKEKGIAFNPRTDQLTAPYLDDNRYFWEFEEFDFEKSLAAGYEEPRQVRKYVSVMEFANEVEVETAGDDAQEIWVMGTEFFPYEDSGISYNESEGREPVSQPYHYSEWDYQIQLERPAWATVQEKRAKSGDIRFIDDIAARYKREISRMKFLLDAMQPQGVRRIRKLEDGDEIDINAAIGSMLDMRMGLHPDPRIMMRSVRKVRDISVLVLLDLSESTNEKVAGQDYTVLELTRQATVLLSDAIAKIGDPFAIHGFCSDGRHNVEYYRYKDFEQAYNEVPKAKLAGMTGQLSTRMGAAIRHAGHYLKLQKSSRKLLLVITDGEPADVDVRDPQYLRYDTRKAVEEAGRSGIVTYCMSLDPRADQYVSRIFGAKNYMVVDHVERLPEKLPVLYAGLTR, from the coding sequence ATGAGCATTCATCTCGACGACTACAAAGAACTGCTGGAGAACCTGGAACCCGAGTCCACCGCCTTGTTGCATGGCGCCTGGCCCGATGCGGTCAAGATTTTCTCCCCGCGCGGACTGGATAATTATCTGAAAGGCACGGCCGCGCTGCAAGGTTTGGGGCGTGGGCGGGGAGTGGTGGATGCCTGGATCGATGAAACTCCGCAGGTAGCAAAAGAGATAGGCGAGGACGTGGTATCGGATCTGGCAACCTCAGCCCTGATGCTGGCCTCCAAAACCTCCGGTGCGGTGATTGAGCTCATGCTTGCCACCGCGCCGACAGCGGCCAAGCGTTTGGGCGATGCCCATCTATTCCAGAGCTATCTTCAATTCCTCAACACCCTGATCGCCCAGGCACCGCGCGGTGTGCGTCCCATGCTCGACAACCTGGACGTACTGTTCCGACAACTGACTTTGGGCGGCCTGCGCCGCTGGGCATTGTGGGGTGCTCACGCGCACCGCACCAATTACGAAGAGCAGATCAGATATTTCAGCCTCGATTCCAAGGAATCACAGGCCGTCATGCAGAAAGAGCGCAAGGGCACCCTGTTTGTCGATGTGCAGCGTCGCATCAACATGTATTTGCGTGCCCTATGGGCACGAGATTTTTTCATGAAACCCACTTCCGGCGACTTCGAAACACGCGAAGGCTACAAACCCTTCATCGAGAATTATTTGATACACCTGCCGGACGCTTACGATGCGTTTGGTGACGTTGCCGCCAGCGAGGTTTATCGCGCCGCGGCTGCCCACGCAGCTGCGCATTTGGTGGAAACAAAAAAACCGATTTCGGCGGAAGCACTGAATCCCTTGCAGATGGCGATCATTTCGGTGATCGAAGACGCGCGTGTTGAGGCGCTTTCGATTCGGCGCTTTCCTGGCCTGCGCCAAATCTGGTCAGTGTTGCACCAGGCTACACCAGAAATGAATACAAGTGTCGGCGATTACCTGAACCGCTTGGCTCGCGCATTGCTTGATCCTCGCTATCAGGACAATGATGCCTGGATAACCGAAGGCCGCATGCTCTTTGCCCAGGCGCAGGGCAGACTCGATACCAGCCAGACGTCGTGGGAAATTGGTGTGCAGCTTGCCCACGAGATCAAGGAAAAGGGGATCGCCTTCAATCCACGCACTGACCAGTTGACCGCACCTTATCTCGATGACAACCGCTATTTCTGGGAATTCGAGGAATTCGATTTCGAGAAATCACTCGCAGCCGGCTACGAGGAACCGAGGCAAGTCCGAAAATATGTTAGCGTCATGGAATTCGCCAATGAAGTGGAAGTGGAAACCGCGGGGGATGATGCCCAGGAAATATGGGTGATGGGCACGGAATTCTTCCCTTATGAAGACAGTGGCATTTCTTACAACGAGTCGGAAGGCAGGGAACCGGTTTCCCAGCCTTATCATTATTCTGAATGGGACTATCAGATTCAGCTTGAGCGCCCCGCCTGGGCAACGGTACAGGAAAAGCGCGCCAAATCGGGCGACATAAGATTCATTGACGACATTGCGGCACGATACAAGCGCGAAATTTCACGCATGAAGTTTTTACTCGACGCCATGCAGCCACAGGGAGTGCGCCGCATCCGTAAACTGGAAGATGGCGATGAGATTGATATCAATGCCGCCATTGGTTCGATGCTGGACATGCGCATGGGGCTGCATCCCGATCCGCGCATCATGATGCGCTCAGTCAGAAAAGTTCGCGACATCTCGGTACTGGTATTGCTGGACCTGTCAGAGTCCACCAATGAAAAGGTGGCGGGGCAGGATTATACCGTGCTCGAACTTACGCGCCAGGCCACAGTGCTCCTATCGGACGCGATTGCCAAAATCGGCGACCCTTTTGCCATTCATGGCTTTTGTTCGGATGGACGGCATAATGTCGAGTATTACCGCTATAAGGATTTCGAACAGGCCTATAATGAAGTGCCCAAGGCAAAGCTGGCGGGTATGACCGGACAGCTTTCCACCCGCATGGGCGCGGCGATCCGTCACGCAGGCCATTATCTCAAACTGCAAAAATCATCCAGGAAACTGTTGCTGGTGATCACGGATGGTGAGCCGGCGGATGTGGATGTACGCGATCCGCAATATCTGCGTTATGACACCAGGAAAGCCGTGGAAGAGGCGGGCCGCTCGGGTATCGTCACTTATTGCATGAGCCTGGATCCTCGCGCCGATCAATACGTGTCACGCATTTTTGGGGCGAAAAACTATATGGTCGTCGATCATGTGGAACGATTGCCGGAGAAGCTGCCGGTACTTTATGCGGGACTGACGCGATGA
- a CDS encoding form I ribulose bisphosphate carboxylase large subunit — translation MAGKTYNAGVKEYRQTYWMPDYTPLDTDILACFKITPQPGVDREEAAAAVAAESSTGTWTTVWTDLLTDLDYYKGRAYRIEDVPGDDTCFYAFIAYPIDLFEEGSVVNVFTSLVGNVFGFKAIRGLRLEDVRFPIAYVKTCGGPPHGIQVERDMLNKYGRALLGCTIKPKLGLSAKNYGRAVYECLRGGLDLTKDDENVNSQPFMRWRQRFDFVMEAIHKAERETGERKGHYLNVTAPTPEEMYKRAEYAKEIGAPIIMHDYITGGFCANTGLANWCRNNGILLHIHRAMHAVIDRNPHHGIHFRVLAKILRLSGGDHLHSGTVVGKLEGDRAATLGWIDLMRDSFIKEDRARGIMFDQDWGSMPGVFPVASGGIHVWHMPALVAIFGDDACLQFGGGTLGHPWGNAAGAAANRVALEACVEARNQGVQIEKEAKAILTKAAASSPELKIAMETWKEIKFEFDTVDKLDVAHK, via the coding sequence ATGGCAGGGAAAACATATAACGCCGGCGTGAAAGAGTACCGGCAAACCTACTGGATGCCGGATTACACGCCGCTGGATACCGACATTCTGGCATGTTTCAAGATTACCCCCCAGCCAGGAGTTGACCGTGAAGAGGCCGCTGCAGCGGTCGCCGCAGAATCCTCCACGGGCACCTGGACCACGGTCTGGACGGATCTTCTGACCGATCTGGATTACTACAAGGGCCGTGCTTATCGCATTGAAGACGTGCCCGGTGATGATACCTGTTTCTATGCTTTCATTGCCTACCCAATCGACCTGTTCGAAGAAGGCTCTGTGGTCAATGTGTTCACTTCCCTGGTCGGCAACGTGTTCGGCTTCAAGGCCATCCGTGGCCTCCGCCTGGAAGATGTCCGCTTCCCCATCGCTTATGTGAAAACCTGCGGTGGCCCCCCCCACGGCATCCAGGTTGAACGGGACATGCTCAACAAATATGGCCGCGCTTTGCTGGGCTGCACCATCAAACCCAAGCTGGGCTTGTCCGCCAAGAACTACGGCCGGGCTGTATATGAATGTCTGCGCGGCGGCCTGGATCTGACGAAGGATGACGAAAATGTTAACAGCCAGCCTTTCATGCGCTGGCGTCAGCGTTTCGACTTTGTCATGGAAGCCATCCATAAAGCCGAACGTGAAACCGGCGAACGCAAGGGTCACTACCTGAACGTAACCGCACCCACCCCGGAAGAAATGTACAAGCGTGCCGAGTATGCAAAGGAAATCGGCGCACCCATCATCATGCACGACTATATCACTGGCGGCTTCTGCGCCAACACCGGCTTGGCCAACTGGTGCCGAAACAACGGCATCCTGCTGCACATCCACCGCGCCATGCACGCCGTAATCGATCGTAACCCGCACCACGGTATTCATTTCCGCGTACTTGCCAAGATTCTGCGTCTATCCGGTGGCGACCATCTCCATTCCGGTACCGTAGTTGGCAAGCTGGAAGGTGACCGTGCCGCCACTCTGGGCTGGATCGACCTGATGCGCGACAGCTTCATCAAGGAAGATCGCGCTCGTGGCATCATGTTTGATCAGGACTGGGGTTCCATGCCTGGCGTGTTCCCGGTTGCTTCCGGCGGTATCCATGTTTGGCACATGCCGGCACTGGTCGCTATCTTTGGCGATGATGCCTGCCTGCAGTTTGGCGGTGGAACCCTGGGTCACCCATGGGGCAACGCCGCCGGCGCGGCTGCCAACCGCGTCGCGCTGGAGGCCTGTGTCGAAGCCCGTAACCAGGGTGTACAGATCGAGAAGGAAGCCAAAGCTATTCTGACCAAAGCTGCGGCTTCCAGTCCGGAACTGAAGATCGCCATGGAAACATGGAAAGAAATCAAATTCGAATTCGATACCGTGGACAAACTGGACGTCGCTCATAAGTAA